A region from the Bactrocera dorsalis isolate Fly_Bdor chromosome 1, ASM2337382v1, whole genome shotgun sequence genome encodes:
- the LOC105232308 gene encoding delta-like protein A has protein sequence MSRYANKFIVSIFLLIQLTTLCLSSESGANEEANSGSVDESSLALENKDYYCLRNVTYYEEKAVDKTREVEVKPSGAFKWFKKSKTQVEHYVDMVKVPHQRLTNDCCEGYAMAANKTCLPVCEPACPANAFCRAPKMCQCRRGYDAVKSVLNGTHYCEPRCASGCPYGGKCRAPEVCECAPGYRAHAGSCIPTCASDCLNGRCIALNLCSCDAGYAKDSATGECVPLVDCGVVSECIETANSTERSDSGEGTINSVTALNINEADTTEAELMTTGADENTITGNPAYNNTVSDGDDDDIVLFPSNEEETNCTLQPCIGDTACKLVGSCACADGFIRHQPAPVNGVEVGPICMAATEQDGLTNARGADGGWTATFFVVVGLVVMVCALVVLFVKLWRHQHGSLNVEGKTEPCCRYDKNSSSSDSGHVDMC, from the exons ATGTCACGCTACGCAAATAAGTTCATCGTATCGATCTTCTTGTTGATCCAACTGACGACGTTGTGTTTAAGTAGTGAATCCGGTGCCAATGAGGAGGCCAACAGCGGATCGGTGGACGAAAGTTCACTTGCGCTAGAAAATAAGGATTACTATTGTCTGCGGAATGTCACCTACTATGAGGAGAAAGCAGTAGACAAGACGCGTGAAGTGGAGGTGAAGCCGAGCGGTGCATTTAAATGGTTTAAGAAGAGCAAAACACAGGTGGAGCACTACGTCGATATGGTGAAGGTGCCGCATCAGCGACTAACGAACGATTGCTGCGAAGGCTACGCGATGGCTGCCAATAAGACATGTCTACCCGTTTGCGAGCCCGCTTGCCCGGCCAACGCGTTCTGTCGTGCACCCAAAATGTGCCAGTGCCGACGGGGCTACGACGCTGTTAAGTCGGTGCTGAATGGCACACACTACTGCGAACCGCGCTGCGCGTCCGGTTGTCCCTACGGTGGTAAGTGCAGGGCGCCAGAGGTGTGTGAGTGCGCGCCGGGCTATCGCGCACATGCGGGCAGCTGCATACCGACTTGTGCTTCAGATTGTCTGAACGGACGTTGCATAGCGCTGAACCTGTGTAGTTGTGATGCGGGCTACGCCAAGGATTCGGCGACCGGTGAATGTGTGCCATTGGTGGATTGTGGTGTGGTGAGTGAGTGCATAGAAACGGCTAACAGCACTGAGCGCAGCGACAGCGGTGAGGGGACCATAAATAGTGTAACTGCGCTGAATATAAACGAGGCCGACACGACCGAAGCTGAGTTGATGACGACTGGCGCCGACGAAAATACCATCACTGGTAATCCAGCTTACAACAACACAGTTAGTGATGGTGATGATGACGATATTGTACTCTTTCCCAGCAACGAGGAGGAGACGAATTGTACACTTCAGCCCTGCATCGGTGATACTGCATGCAAATTGGTTGGCAGTTGCGCATGCGCTGACGGCTTCATACGCCACCAACCGGCACCGGTGAATGGTGTGGAGGTGGGTcccatttgtatggcagccaccGAACAAGATGGGCTCACAAATGCACGCGGCGCGGATGGTGGTTGGACGGCTACATTCTTTGTAGTTGTAGGCTTGGTCGTAATGGTTTGCGCTTTGGTCGTGTTGTTTGTAAAGTTGTGGCGCCATCAGCATGGCTCTTTGAATGTGGAAG GGAAAACCGAGCCGTGTTGTAGATATGATAAGAATAGTTCGAGCTCAGACAGCGGACATGTGGACATGTGCTGA